The following are encoded in a window of Brockia lithotrophica genomic DNA:
- a CDS encoding class I SAM-dependent methyltransferase: MDPFEREARRIRLAYEEYARDLTYAGKWSLDNPGNRAIVEERESLLRQMLREHGFWPLTPFRILDVGCGTGTTLARVAEWGARPENLVGIDLLPERIAQARKRHPDIAFYVGNAAEAPFPPESFDLVFVFTVFSSIFDDRLAHAVARKIWHVLASGGAVVWYDLRYPNPFNRKVRPITRSKIRELFPEAHADLRPATLIPPVARHFPALYPYLARIRPLKGHYLGILRKR, translated from the coding sequence GTGGACCCTTTTGAGCGCGAAGCGCGAAGGATACGCCTGGCGTATGAAGAGTACGCCCGCGATCTGACGTACGCGGGAAAGTGGTCTTTGGACAATCCCGGGAATCGCGCTATCGTGGAAGAACGAGAAAGCCTCCTCAGGCAGATGTTACGCGAACACGGATTTTGGCCGCTTACCCCATTTCGCATTTTGGACGTTGGCTGCGGAACGGGAACTACCCTCGCCCGCGTGGCTGAGTGGGGTGCCCGACCGGAAAACCTCGTGGGCATCGACCTCCTTCCCGAACGTATTGCGCAAGCGCGCAAGCGCCACCCCGACATCGCCTTTTACGTGGGCAATGCCGCAGAAGCTCCTTTTCCGCCGGAAAGTTTCGACCTCGTTTTCGTTTTTACCGTGTTCAGCTCGATCTTCGACGACCGACTCGCCCATGCCGTCGCCCGGAAGATCTGGCACGTTCTTGCCTCCGGCGGTGCAGTGGTTTGGTACGACCTCCGCTATCCGAATCCGTTCAACCGGAAGGTACGTCCCATAACGCGTTCCAAGATCCGGGAGCTTTTTCCTGAGGCGCATGCAGACCTTCGGCCCGCAACCTTGATTCCGCCGGTCGCCCGCCACTTCCCCGCCTTGTACCCGTATTTGGCACGCATT